The sequence CGCGCGATCCACCAGCCCTTTGATCTCGATGAAAAAGCACTGGCGGGTGACTGGCGTGGCATCTTCAACCACAAGAACGCTGCCGCGCCCGCCATGATCATTCTTTTCATGGTCGGGCTTTATCTGCGCAATGCTTGGTCGACGCTCGGTGGTATCGCGATCACGCTGCTGGCGGGGTTCTTCCTCTGGAAAACCAACGGAAAGACCGCCGCGATGCTGTTGCCCGTCACCATTGCCCTGGTCTGGGTCATGGAAAGACATGCCGCCCGGACATTGTTGATGATCGGCGGCCTTCTCACCTTTCTCAACATCGTCGCGGTCGGTTCCACTTATTTTCCGAGCATACAGAATCTCGTCGAAAGCCTCGGCATCGATTCCACCTTCACGGGCCGGACGGACATATGGCGCCTGTCCTTCGACACGTTCGCGCAATCGCCGATCTTCGGTCAGGGTTTTCAGGCATTCTGGACGAGTGACCGGCTTCTGTCACAGGCCGATATTGCCGGCACCTGGGCGGTCACAGCCTTCCATGCCCATAATGGATATGTCGAAAGCCTGCTGAATGGCGGCTTGCCGGCCTTTATCCTGACCATCATATGGCTCGTCATCATCCCTGCAAATGATTTCCGCACGGCGGTGGACAGGGGAACGGATCCGGGTCTGACGCGGCTTTTTGGACGAATTTGGGTGTATGCCCTGCTTTCTTCGTGTCTTGAGAGTAATTTCTTTACCGGAACCGGGCCTATCTGGTCTTCTCTTCTGATCGCAGTCTATTGTTTGAGGCATCAGGCCTACGACATACTTGAACAGGGGCAGTAATTTGCAGACAGGCCGGGGGGCTATGTATGGCGCAAAAAATCGGGACTTTTGCAGACCGGATCAATAACCGGCTGGTGCGATATTTTCCGGGACCGTCGGCGCGGATCGAGACATCCGAGCCGATCGTCTCCTTCACATTCGACGATGTGCCGGCAAGCGCCTGGACGAAGGGTGCCCGCATTCTCGAAGAGGAGGGCGTCCGCGGGACGTTTTACATTGCGGGCGTTTTTATCGACGGGCGCGATGAACGGCAGGAGATGATTTCCGCCGAGGGCTGTTTCAAGCTCGCCGCGGCAGGCCACGAGCTTGCCTGCCACACCTATTCTCACCGCAAACTGTCGAGTTTTTCACGGCGCGGGCTTGAGGAAGATCTCGACCGCAATGACAGCGTGCTCGGTTCATTCGATGAAAAACGGCACAGCCGGAACTTCTCGGTTCCTTTCGGCATGGCCTCGCCACTCATGCAGCCCCTGTTGCGGCGCAGGTTCAGAACTGTCCGCGGCATCATGCCCGGCATCAACCGGGGCAGCATCGATCCGCATAATCTTGCCGCCGTCGAATTGCGGTCGGATCAGAACTATCTCGACGCCGCTGACCGCTGGCTGGATGATGTGCTGCAAAATGGCGGCTGGCTCGTCATTTTCACCCATGATGTTTCGTCTGCGCCGAGCTTTTACGGTTGCCCGGAGGGCAGGTTTCAGGGGCTCGTCCGCAGGGCGACGTCAGGCGGCGCCAAAGTCATGACGGTTGATGCCGCCGCAACGGCACTCGGTCTGTAAGGAGTGTTGCCAGCAGACACTCCCTGTGCCGGAGGCTGACGCGAGAAGCATGCCGGCTGGCAGGCGGTTCTACTGGCTGGCCCAGATGATACGGGCGATCCATTCCACATCGGCCATATCGAAGCTGCGGTTCGGATGCTCGGGGTTCAGCGACAGAAGCTCGATGTTCTTGGGGCTCTGCCGTGCCAGCACCTTGGCCATCACCTCGCCGTCACGGCTTTTAAGCACCACGCGGTCACCGCGCCGCACCTGCGCGCCGGGTTCCACGATGAGGATGTCGCCGTCTCGGTAAAGCGGCATCATGCTTTCCCCCTGCACTTCGAGTGCGTAGACACCCTGCTTGCGCTCGGGGGAGGAGGGGAACTCCACCACATCCCAGCCCTGGCCTGCCGGAAAGCCGCCATCATCGAAAAAACCGCCGGAGCCGGCCTGCGCGAAACCGAGAAGCGGGATGGCGTTGTCGGCGCCGGAAGGTTGCATCGCCTGCGCCCTGTTGAAGGCATAACCGAAAAACTGGTCGACGCTGGCTCCCGTCGCCTCCAGCACCTTGGAGACGGATTCCGTCGAAGGCCAGCGCTTGCGGCCATCCGGGCCGAAACGTTTCGACTTGTTGAACGAGGTGGGATCGAGACCGGCACGCTTCGCCAGTGCCGAAGGTGTCAGTTCGTGGCGCTTGGCCAGCGTATCGATGGCGCTCCAGATCGTCTCGTGTGAAAGCATGGTAGAAAGCCCGCAGATGGAGCCGGTGGCGGAAAGCTCCTGTCGTTTACCCACCGGAATCTAGACCATATCCGGCCTGGAGTAAAGAAAGGAAAGGAATAAAATCCTTTCTTACGCCACCATGGCCGATGTATTTATCTTGGCGAGCTGGATGACGGCCTGCGTGCGGCTGTCGACCTTCAGTTTCAGCAGGATGGCGGAGACATGCGCCTTGATGGTGGCTTCCGAAACATTCAGCTCATAGGCGATCTGCTTGTTCAGCAGGCCTTCTGCCAGCATGCCCAGAACCCGGCTTTGTTGCGGTGTCAGCGTTCTCAGCCGGCCGATGAGGTCGGCCACGTCAGGGTCCTGTTCCTTTTCGCCCTGATGCCCTGCCGGTATCCAGACATCGCCCTCCAGAACCGCACGGATGCCGTCTCTGATATCGTCGATACCCGAGGATTTGGAAATGAAACCGGAAGCGCCGAGTTCGATCGACCGGCGGACCGTGGTCGCGTCGTCCGTTGCCGAAACGATGACGATCGGCAGGCTGGAAAATTCCGCTCGCAGCGCCATCAGGCCGGAAAAGCCGCTGACCCCCGGCATGGCGAGATCGAGAAGCATCAGGTCGGCGTCGTTACGTGCCGTTGCGGCACTCCGGGCAGCCTCGAAATCTCCCGCTTCCACGATGCTCTGCTGTCCGTCGAGGCCGGATACGGCCTGCTTGAGGGCGCCGCG comes from Rhizobium rhizogenes and encodes:
- a CDS encoding polysaccharide deacetylase family protein — encoded protein: MAQKIGTFADRINNRLVRYFPGPSARIETSEPIVSFTFDDVPASAWTKGARILEEEGVRGTFYIAGVFIDGRDERQEMISAEGCFKLAAAGHELACHTYSHRKLSSFSRRGLEEDLDRNDSVLGSFDEKRHSRNFSVPFGMASPLMQPLLRRRFRTVRGIMPGINRGSIDPHNLAAVELRSDQNYLDAADRWLDDVLQNGGWLVIFTHDVSSAPSFYGCPEGRFQGLVRRATSGGAKVMTVDAAATALGL
- the uppY gene encoding Wzy-type polysaccharide biosynthesis protein UppY, with the protein product MPRFADTQPVSGEGNAMSLSGGRRDAIFFVVTMLYIWISVAPFESLAVPPVPRAAANQLTGLVIALILLVFALRHRLTGLLLRPRLPILLLFSWLVICSVIGTQPGTSLQRLIFTALLCFITSVLVVMPRDRRQFDRMMAVFAIILLALCYFGVIFLRTRAIHQPFDLDEKALAGDWRGIFNHKNAAAPAMIILFMVGLYLRNAWSTLGGIAITLLAGFFLWKTNGKTAAMLLPVTIALVWVMERHAARTLLMIGGLLTFLNIVAVGSTYFPSIQNLVESLGIDSTFTGRTDIWRLSFDTFAQSPIFGQGFQAFWTSDRLLSQADIAGTWAVTAFHAHNGYVESLLNGGLPAFILTIIWLVIIPANDFRTAVDRGTDPGLTRLFGRIWVYALLSSCLESNFFTGTGPIWSSLLIAVYCLRHQAYDILEQGQ
- a CDS encoding response regulator transcription factor, encoding MSELVIIIADDHPLFRGALKQAVSGLDGQQSIVEAGDFEAARSAATARNDADLMLLDLAMPGVSGFSGLMALRAEFSSLPIVIVSATDDATTVRRSIELGASGFISKSSGIDDIRDGIRAVLEGDVWIPAGHQGEKEQDPDVADLIGRLRTLTPQQSRVLGMLAEGLLNKQIAYELNVSEATIKAHVSAILLKLKVDSRTQAVIQLAKINTSAMVA
- a CDS encoding helix-turn-helix transcriptional regulator; the protein is MLSHETIWSAIDTLAKRHELTPSALAKRAGLDPTSFNKSKRFGPDGRKRWPSTESVSKVLEATGASVDQFFGYAFNRAQAMQPSGADNAIPLLGFAQAGSGGFFDDGGFPAGQGWDVVEFPSSPERKQGVYALEVQGESMMPLYRDGDILIVEPGAQVRRGDRVVLKSRDGEVMAKVLARQSPKNIELLSLNPEHPNRSFDMADVEWIARIIWASQ